DNA sequence from the Cohnella herbarum genome:
TGAAAGCTATCGCGCCCGGGCGATCTGGGCGATGAAGGCGTCGTTCTACATGATGTACTGTCCGGAGAACGAGGGCGTGAAGGAAATCTACGAACGCGTGCATCCGCATTTCGACGAGACGGACTACGGATTCCATATGGAAAATTTCAATCATCACGACGGCACTCCGGTCGACGGTCTCGGCGAGTTCACGATTTTCGACTGGGGCTGCGGCGCTGCCGCGGCGTCCTTGGCCGAGTTTAAGTTGAAGGGGAGGGCGAGGAGATAGGCGGAAAAACCACCTAGCTCGGTGACGGATTGGACCAACCCAACCAACCTCTCATAGTCGAAAATTCCGACTATGGTGAGGCTAACCAACCCAATTACCCTCTCATAGTCGGAAATTCCGACTATGGCGAGGCTAACCAACCCAACCACCCTCTCATAGTCGGAAATTCCGACTATGGCGAGGCAAACCAACGCAACCAACCTCTCATAGTCGAAAATTCCGACTATGGTGAGGCTAACCAACCCAATCACCCTCTCATAGTCGGAAATTCCGACTATGGTGAGGCAAACCAACCCAATCACCCTCTCATAGTCGGAAATTCCGACTATGGCGAGGCAAACCAACCCAACCACCCTCTCATAATCGGAAATTCCGACTATGGCGAGAAGATAGGCGGAAAAACCGCCTAACTGGGTCGCCTGTAGCCCGCACGGTGGTAAGATAGGCGGAAAAACCGCCTAACTCGGTAGCATGTAGCCCGCTCGGTGTTGAGATAGGCGGAAAAACCGCCTAACTTGGTCTCGCGTAGCCCACCCGGAGGTGAGATAGGCGGAAAATCCGCCTAAGTCGGTCGCGGATAGCCCGCACGGTGGTGAGATAGGCGGAAAAGCCGCCTAACTCGGTCGCCTGTAGCCCGCTCGGTGTTGAGATAGGCGGAAAAACCGCCTAACTTGGTCTCGCGTAGCCCACCCGGAGGTGAGATAGGCGGAAAATCCGCCTAACTGGTCTCGCGTAGCCCACCCGGAGGTGAGATAGGCGGAAAAGCCGCCTAAGTCGGTCGCGGATAGCCCGCCCGGCGGGGAGATAGGCGGAAAAGCCGCCTAAGTCGGCAGCGGATAGCCCGCCCGGCGGAGAGATAGGCGGAAAATCAGCCTAACTAAGTCGCGGGTAGCCCGCACGGCTGTAAGATAGGCGGAAAACCCGCCTAACTAGGCCACATGCAGCCCGCCCGATAGTGAGCTAGGCGGAAAACCCGCCTAACTAGGCCACGTGCAGCCCGCCCGGCGAGGAGCTAGGCGAGGCAACACCTGCCGAACTCGGCCGCACTAAGTCCCTCTATCTCCACACCAAGCGGTGCAACACAAAAAAAGGAGGCTTGCGGCAACGGGCCGCAAGCCTCAAGTTTTATATTTCAAAGGGGGTCATGTATGTATCTTAACCTTTGAACATGAAAGGAAGATGAAGGTAATGTTACGTTATCATTACGAAGTGTTTTCTTATCGTTAAGCTCGCTTTAATCCCATCCCTACTGTTGCTCCTCCGTTGCGGGAATATGGATTTCGACTCGTGTGCCGGCTCCAAGAACGCTATGCAAGGTTAAGCCGTAGCCGTCTCCGAAATAATGCCGAATCCGCATGTCCACGTTTTTCGTTCCATAGGAGAGATTATCTTCGGCCGGATTACCCCGTATGCCGGAAATCGCTTTTCTAAGACTATCCTCGTTCATTCCGATTCCATTATCTTCAACGACGATCGTTATGCCGTCCGCGGTTCGGTCGGCCGTGATGGCAATGGTTCCTTCTCTGCTCTCTCGCCCCAATATCCCGTGATGGATGGCATTCTCGACGATAGGCTGCAACGTGATCTTCGGAATGGCGTAAGCTTGAATATCGTCGGCGACGTCAATTACGAAAGCGATTTTGTTGTCGTAACGGATGTTCTGGATTTGGACATAAAACGAAACGTGTTTTAACTCTTCCGCGATCGTAATGATATCCTGTCCCCTGCTCAAGCTGACCTTATAGAAGCGGGCCAACGTCTTGACGACGTTCCGGATTTCCTCGTTCATCCGCCTGCTCGCCATCCAATTAATCAAGTCCAACGTGTTGTATAGAAAATGGGGATTGATTTGCGACTGCAGCGCTTTCAGCTCCGCGCCTTTAATATCTTTTCCCAACTGATACTGCTGCTCGTTCATGGCCGTTATTTTTTTGATCATATAGTTGTAAGTCCGAATCAATTCCCCGATCTCGTCCTTTCCTTGAATCGGCGTCAGAACAAGGAGGTCCCCGCTCTGTACTTCCCGAATCTGGGTCGTCAGCTTCGTAATTCGCCGAGTGACCGATATGGCAAGAACGTAAGCGACGATATAGGCGGCAACGGCGATTCCGATCAGTAACAGCAGCAGTTGATTGCGCAATTGATTGCTTTGCTTCATGACCTCGTCAAGCGGGATCGCCGTAACCATGCTCCATTGGGAAGAGGGAACGGCACTATACAAGTAATAGACGTTGTTCTGTATTTTCGTTTGCGTCGCCGGGATGATTTGCCTTTCGGGCATCTGATCGATCAACGGAAATTCAATAGAGCCGGACGATACGATGACTTCGTTATCCGGTCCGGATAGATAGGAAACGCTGTTCTTCACGACGTTGGCTTTCGTTAATATCCCTTGCAGAACATCTTTCCGAACGTCCACCCTAAGCTGACCTATCGGGTTGCGATAATCGTTGGGATTCAGAATGCTTCTAACGACGGAAATAAAGTCGTTATTGGGCAGGGGCTCCCTCTCCAAAGTATTCGGGGTGCACCAAGCATAAGAATCCTGTTCCTTGAACAAGCGGTCATAACAAGGGCTTCCGACGGTTAGGCCAAGGGGGAGGAAGTTCTCCAACTCGTTCGCGAAAATAAAGGATTCCGGGACGTATAGGATCATTTTGGAAATATCGAGACTATCCTGCATGGACTGCAATAGCTTCTTGAGTTGGGCGTAGTCTTCGAGTTGTCGGTTGATATCGTCCGTGTTGTGCGGTTTCATAACCTCGATAACGGTAGGATTGGCAACGAGAATGTCCGTCGTCTTGGCAATGCGTTGAATTCGGTAGCTGAGATAGGAAAAAGTCTGATCGAATCCCTGTTCCGCCGAATATTTCATTTGATTGATGATGATCGTCGAGATTTTGTCCGAAGCCGCGAATTGATAGATGCCTAACGGGAAAATAATCAGTACCAAGTATGTAAAAAGGATCTTGTCCCGGAGTTTGATGTTATACAGCCATTTGTTAAAAAAACGAGCGACGGATTGGATCATAGACGGAATCGCTCCCTATATGCGGAAGGCGTCAATCCGGTAAACTTGCGGAATATTTTGGCGAAGTATTCTCCGTCCTTGTACCCGACTTGCGAAGCGACGTCGAATATTTTCAGTCGATCGCCCGTCAGCAATTGTTTCGCTTTCTCCACTCTGTATTCCATTAAGTATTGTTTGATCGTCGTCCCCGTGCTTTCCTTAAATACGGCAATGAGATGAGAACTCGTCATCTCCATTCGCTCGCTGATTTCCCCGACCGACAAACTCTCGTCCGCATAATGCTCATGAATGTATTTCATGATCCGGGAAGCCATACCTCCCTTTCCTTCGCTCGTAACCGCTTCCATTAACTGCCGCATTTTAAGCAGAACAGCGTCTTCGGCATCCTCCAGGTAATGGCATTGCAGCAGCAATTCCCATGGCTGGTCGGTTTCCGCGGACAACGGAAAGAGAGCGATGCCACGCTGATTCGCGAATCCGTCCATCTCCAGCATGAATCGGTAAAAGATTTCTTTAGTGGCGGAGACGAGTTCATCGGGCCGTTGCCTTAGGAAGTCGGTTAAACGGCGGATAAGCGCCTCCAATTCGGCAAACCGTTCATTGCGCAACGCCTCATGCATTTCCTTGACGACTTGGCGCTTGGCGTCATTGTCGGATTCGGAAGGCGGAGCAACAGGGTAGTCGCTCGTCGCGATGGAGCAAGGAGGACGGTAGAAAGCTTCTTGCATGCGCACGACAGCCGAAGTGTAGGATTGTATCAATAAAACGTAGCCGTCGACGATATCGCCAGCCGTAATCGAATACCGGTCATAATGGCCATTCAGTTCCGAAGACAGACAATGACAAACGTTACGTAGGACGAAGGGATCCAACGGCGCGCGCTCCGATCCGAATAGATGAAGAACGGAGTGAAGTTCGTTTTTGGCGGCGAAAAGATAACGAAGTCCTGATGTTGAGATACAAGTCTCTACGATGGCGATTATATGATTTGGGCTCGGTTGCGGAGCCACGATCTTAAGAAGTACGGTAACGCAAGGAGCCGCAAGGGAAAGCGGAAATTCGGCGATCTCCAGTCTACTGTTCAGCAGGGTGCCCTCGTAAGCGTCGCCGATCAATCGCAAAGCGATCTCCTGTTTAACCAGTTCCCTGCTTGCTTCCATCGTCTCTTTCGCGGCGGCTTCTCTTTCGAGATGCCGTCTTTCTTCTGCGCAAAGTATCGCCGCACTTTCCAAAGCCTCTCGCAGCTCATCGATATCGATCGGCTTTTCGACGTAGCTAACCGCTTTTAAGGAGATGGCGGCTTTTAAGTATTCCTTGTCCGCGTAGCCGCTCATAAAGATGATTTTGCATCTGGGGTTGTTCCGTCGAAGTTCGGTCGCGAGTCCCACGCCATCCATTCGCGGCATGCG
Encoded proteins:
- a CDS encoding cache domain-containing sensor histidine kinase, whose product is MIQSVARFFNKWLYNIKLRDKILFTYLVLIIFPLGIYQFAASDKISTIIINQMKYSAEQGFDQTFSYLSYRIQRIAKTTDILVANPTVIEVMKPHNTDDINRQLEDYAQLKKLLQSMQDSLDISKMILYVPESFIFANELENFLPLGLTVGSPCYDRLFKEQDSYAWCTPNTLEREPLPNNDFISVVRSILNPNDYRNPIGQLRVDVRKDVLQGILTKANVVKNSVSYLSGPDNEVIVSSGSIEFPLIDQMPERQIIPATQTKIQNNVYYLYSAVPSSQWSMVTAIPLDEVMKQSNQLRNQLLLLLIGIAVAAYIVAYVLAISVTRRITKLTTQIREVQSGDLLVLTPIQGKDEIGELIRTYNYMIKKITAMNEQQYQLGKDIKGAELKALQSQINPHFLYNTLDLINWMASRRMNEEIRNVVKTLARFYKVSLSRGQDIITIAEELKHVSFYVQIQNIRYDNKIAFVIDVADDIQAYAIPKITLQPIVENAIHHGILGRESREGTIAITADRTADGITIVVEDNGIGMNEDSLRKAISGIRGNPAEDNLSYGTKNVDMRIRHYFGDGYGLTLHSVLGAGTRVEIHIPATEEQQ
- a CDS encoding response regulator, translated to MKLLLVEDERLTREGIRNDIAWERLGIMEVMEATDGVHALSITEQFCPDIVLTDIRMPRMDGVGLATELRRNNPRCKIIFMSGYADKEYLKAAISLKAVSYVEKPIDIDELREALESAAILCAEERRHLEREAAAKETMEASRELVKQEIALRLIGDAYEGTLLNSRLEIAEFPLSLAAPCVTVLLKIVAPQPSPNHIIAIVETCISTSGLRYLFAAKNELHSVLHLFGSERAPLDPFVLRNVCHCLSSELNGHYDRYSITAGDIVDGYVLLIQSYTSAVVRMQEAFYRPPCSIATSDYPVAPPSESDNDAKRQVVKEMHEALRNERFAELEALIRRLTDFLRQRPDELVSATKEIFYRFMLEMDGFANQRGIALFPLSAETDQPWELLLQCHYLEDAEDAVLLKMRQLMEAVTSEGKGGMASRIMKYIHEHYADESLSVGEISERMEMTSSHLIAVFKESTGTTIKQYLMEYRVEKAKQLLTGDRLKIFDVASQVGYKDGEYFAKIFRKFTGLTPSAYRERFRL